One Niallia circulans DNA segment encodes these proteins:
- a CDS encoding ROK family protein, giving the protein MYLVMDMGGTFIKYALLNSAGTIMEKNKKPTVKTNLPDFKEALFSIIEEHDLTSIKGIAISCPGTVDVNSGVIYYGGSFPFLHEVNLADMIKSKYNIETTVENDGKCAALAELWLGSIKGKKDAVVLVLGSGVGGGVILDGKLHRGVNLSAGEISYVMSNLDPNTKETSFMGALGSGALMVRSIAEVKQLADLTDGEAVFNYINSGDKEAMKIFDDFCIHVAGQILNLQYILDPEIFAIGGGVSAQKILLERIKWAVEEIKQANPMHMANPNIVACHFRNDANLYGALYHFFVSKEGAFIS; this is encoded by the coding sequence ATGTATCTTGTTATGGATATGGGAGGAACATTTATTAAATATGCCCTGCTTAATTCGGCAGGAACGATTATGGAAAAAAACAAAAAGCCGACAGTTAAAACAAATCTGCCTGATTTTAAGGAAGCTTTATTTTCCATCATTGAAGAGCATGATTTAACTAGCATCAAAGGGATTGCGATAAGCTGTCCAGGCACAGTGGATGTTAACAGCGGTGTCATTTATTACGGCGGTTCCTTTCCGTTTTTGCATGAAGTAAATCTTGCAGACATGATAAAAAGCAAATATAACATAGAAACAACGGTGGAAAACGATGGTAAGTGTGCTGCATTAGCTGAACTTTGGCTTGGCAGTATTAAAGGGAAAAAAGATGCTGTCGTATTAGTGCTGGGGAGCGGCGTTGGCGGCGGAGTGATTTTAGATGGAAAACTGCATCGCGGAGTGAATCTGTCAGCAGGAGAAATCAGCTATGTGATGAGCAATTTAGATCCAAATACGAAAGAAACAAGCTTTATGGGTGCTTTAGGTTCTGGTGCCTTAATGGTGCGCAGCATAGCGGAAGTTAAGCAGCTTGCAGACTTAACCGATGGTGAAGCTGTATTTAACTATATAAATAGCGGCGACAAGGAAGCGATGAAGATTTTTGATGATTTTTGTATACACGTAGCAGGTCAAATCCTTAATCTTCAATATATTCTAGACCCAGAGATATTTGCCATCGGTGGTGGTGTCAGTGCTCAAAAGATTCTATTAGAACGAATTAAGTGGGCAGTAGAGGAAATTAAACAGGCAAATCCGATGCATATGGCGAACCCGAATATTGTTGCTTGTCATTTCCGCAATGATGCGAACCTTTATGGAGCATTGTATCATTTCTTTGTGAGCAAAGAGGGAGCGTTTATAAGCTAA
- a CDS encoding sulfatase → MRAIMVMFDTLNRHMLPNYGCDWIHAPNFKKLGEKTVVFDQSYAGSLPCMPARRELHTGRYNFLHRSWGPIEPFDNSMPEILKKNGVYTHLVTDHQHYWEDGGATYHTRYNSFELVRGQEGDPWKGHVKDPDYPETETAKSLASSNMYRQDLVNRTYFEEEQNHPQTSTFNLGMEFIEKNKEEDNWFLQLETFDPHEPFFSYSHYKELYPHEYSGKHFDWPPYYFVQESKEVVSHGKYEYAALLSMCDHYLGQVIDLMDKNDMWKDTMLIVNTDHGYLLGEHGWWSKSVMPVYEEIAHTPLFVWDPRVGVTGERRQSIVQTVDIAPTLLDFFGVSLPENMDGQPLRQTIQADVPIRETALFGYHGGHVNITDGNYVYMRAPVAPKNEPLYEYTLMPTHMRQPFAPEELQNIEIQQPFSFTKCCQTMKIKAGAGFVNAFQFGSKLFDVHNDPHQNEELENIEVELKLIEKMAAQMRKNDAPPEQFARLGIPEDGRMTVEELQKQKEEIRKKEQITVLPNHPWERAAQNQLRALLNITPEEQRAELLNQFEEFVLKSAQDGVSTETVHEFIETAYEKEQKAKAQYFTGLAGRTS, encoded by the coding sequence ATGCGAGCCATAATGGTGATGTTTGATACGTTAAATAGACATATGCTTCCAAACTACGGCTGTGATTGGATTCATGCACCTAACTTTAAGAAGCTAGGAGAAAAAACAGTTGTGTTTGATCAGTCCTATGCAGGCAGCCTGCCATGCATGCCGGCAAGAAGAGAGCTGCATACAGGCAGATACAATTTTCTGCATCGCAGCTGGGGTCCAATTGAACCATTTGACAATTCCATGCCTGAAATCTTAAAAAAAAATGGCGTCTACACCCATTTAGTAACAGATCATCAGCATTATTGGGAGGATGGGGGAGCAACTTACCATACAAGATACAACTCCTTTGAATTAGTTAGAGGACAAGAGGGTGATCCATGGAAAGGGCATGTTAAGGACCCGGACTATCCGGAAACAGAAACAGCAAAATCGCTTGCGAGTAGTAATATGTACAGACAGGATTTAGTTAACCGGACCTATTTTGAAGAAGAGCAAAATCACCCGCAGACTAGCACATTCAACTTGGGCATGGAGTTTATTGAAAAGAATAAGGAGGAAGATAATTGGTTTTTACAGCTTGAAACATTTGATCCGCATGAACCGTTTTTCTCTTATTCGCACTACAAAGAACTTTATCCTCATGAATATAGTGGTAAGCACTTTGATTGGCCGCCATATTATTTTGTCCAGGAAAGTAAAGAGGTCGTCTCACATGGGAAGTATGAATATGCAGCATTATTGAGCATGTGCGACCATTACTTAGGGCAAGTAATTGATTTAATGGACAAAAATGATATGTGGAAAGACACGATGCTTATCGTCAATACAGATCACGGCTATTTATTAGGAGAGCATGGCTGGTGGTCGAAAAGTGTAATGCCTGTTTATGAAGAAATTGCGCATACGCCATTATTCGTCTGGGACCCGCGAGTCGGCGTTACGGGGGAAAGACGACAATCGATTGTACAAACAGTTGATATAGCACCAACATTGCTCGACTTCTTTGGTGTTTCGCTGCCTGAGAATATGGATGGACAACCACTGCGCCAAACCATTCAAGCGGATGTACCTATCAGGGAAACGGCATTATTTGGATACCACGGCGGTCATGTAAATATAACAGATGGTAATTATGTATACATGCGAGCACCTGTAGCACCAAAAAATGAGCCACTCTATGAATATACATTGATGCCAACACATATGAGACAGCCATTTGCCCCAGAAGAGCTGCAAAATATTGAAATTCAGCAACCGTTCTCTTTTACGAAATGCTGCCAGACAATGAAAATTAAGGCAGGCGCCGGGTTTGTGAATGCATTTCAATTTGGTTCTAAGCTTTTCGATGTTCATAATGATCCACACCAAAACGAAGAACTTGAAAATATAGAAGTAGAATTAAAGCTCATTGAAAAGATGGCAGCACAAATGCGGAAAAATGATGCTCCACCAGAACAATTTGCACGATTAGGCATACCAGAGGATGGCCGCATGACAGTAGAAGAGCTACAAAAGCAGAAAGAAGAAATTCGGAAAAAGGAACAGATAACAGTGCTCCCAAATCATCCATGGGAAAGAGCTGCCCAAAATCAGCTGCGCGCATTATTGAATATAACTCCCGAAGAACAGCGCGCTGAATTATTAAACCAGTTTGAAGAATTTGTCCTAAAGTCAGCTCAAGATGGAGTTTCTACAGAGACTGTTCATGAGTTCATTGAGACAGCTTATGAAAAGGAGCAAAAGGCAAAGGCCCAGTACTTTACAGGGTTGGCAGGACGAACAAGCTAA
- a CDS encoding LacI family DNA-binding transcriptional regulator yields the protein MKVSIYDVANLAGVSISTVSRVLNKSGYTSSKTEKKVMDAVEKLNFTPSSIAQNLANNETKLIGLYFPFQTPSIEGTSNTYLLEFINGVNKILIKFGYHLLLINETATKEQIQGNECPPQYYSFIKQKKIDGLILGGTPLICDAFLELLHAKMPMVYIGEKTVDHIGLNVYAKYKQYNKDLLDHFTSHHHQHMAIISTEEKIINSVTQDYTAVNKEVLQIDVHHHTGSLDAYIQLLKQIFSNEDKPTALLVQDISIVQQTINYLNNLQLKVPHDVSIATIEHRYGDGEQCFPAVTSVYVPAFQMGMEAASLLFRYLQGAVEFNQEILIDSTITDRKSVIHRNHLTKEEVI from the coding sequence TTGAAGGTATCTATTTATGATGTTGCAAATCTAGCAGGAGTATCTATTTCCACTGTTTCAAGAGTATTAAACAAAAGCGGCTACACAAGCAGCAAAACAGAAAAGAAGGTAATGGATGCCGTAGAAAAGCTGAATTTTACACCAAGCTCCATCGCTCAAAATCTAGCGAATAATGAAACGAAATTGATTGGGCTTTATTTTCCGTTTCAAACCCCTTCTATTGAAGGCACGTCCAATACATATTTACTTGAATTCATTAACGGTGTTAACAAAATATTGATAAAGTTTGGTTATCACCTTTTATTAATTAATGAAACAGCTACAAAAGAACAAATTCAAGGAAATGAGTGCCCTCCCCAGTATTACAGCTTTATTAAACAAAAGAAAATTGACGGTCTTATACTAGGTGGTACACCGCTAATCTGTGATGCCTTTCTTGAGCTATTACATGCAAAAATGCCGATGGTCTATATTGGAGAGAAAACAGTCGACCATATCGGCTTAAATGTTTATGCAAAGTACAAGCAATATAACAAAGACCTGCTAGATCATTTCACTAGCCATCACCATCAGCATATGGCCATCATCAGTACAGAGGAGAAAATAATCAACAGCGTCACACAAGATTATACAGCAGTAAATAAAGAGGTTCTGCAAATTGATGTTCATCATCATACAGGCAGTCTTGATGCGTATATCCAGCTATTAAAGCAAATTTTCAGCAACGAAGATAAGCCGACTGCCCTTTTAGTACAAGATATTTCCATCGTTCAGCAAACAATCAATTATTTAAACAATCTTCAATTAAAGGTTCCACATGATGTATCAATAGCTACAATCGAACATCGATACGGTGATGGCGAACAATGCTTCCCTGCTGTAACAAGCGTGTATGTTCCAGCCTTTCAAATGGGAATGGAGGCAGCAAGTCTTTTATTCCGCTATCTGCAGGGTGCTGTGGAATTTAATCAAGAGATTTTAATAGATTCGACTATTACAGACCGCAAGTCAGTCATTCACAGAAACCACCTAACAAAAGAGGAAGTGATCTAA
- a CDS encoding formylglycine-generating enzyme family protein, whose translation MKETRSCCAVRRNETASKNKQTHADIPAANLEVKFRNKMVQLQGGEFFMGTTEKEGFPADGEGPVRKIELDSFLIDAYCVTNEEFAAFVEDTGYVTEAERFGWSFVFYLFLSPIQLRQTPPVPNTPWWHGVNGAYWKAPEGPGSHINDRMNHPVVHISWNDANAFCRWAGKRLPTEAEWEYAARGGLERKKYPWGDELTPNGEHYCNIWQGVFPRMNTKEDGYAGTAPAQSFPANGYGLYNTSGNVWEWCSDWFSRSIHERGGQTNPQGPENGETRIMRGGSYLCHESYCNRYRVAARTSNTPDSSSGHLGFRCVADVK comes from the coding sequence ATGAAGGAAACACGGTCATGCTGTGCAGTTAGAAGAAATGAAACAGCAAGTAAAAATAAACAAACACATGCTGACATACCTGCAGCTAACCTGGAAGTGAAATTTAGAAACAAAATGGTCCAGTTACAAGGCGGTGAGTTTTTTATGGGAACAACGGAAAAGGAAGGTTTTCCTGCAGATGGTGAAGGTCCCGTACGCAAAATCGAGCTTGATTCCTTTCTAATAGATGCTTATTGTGTCACAAATGAAGAGTTTGCAGCATTTGTGGAGGATACTGGCTATGTAACAGAAGCAGAACGCTTCGGCTGGTCCTTTGTTTTTTATCTGTTCCTTTCACCGATTCAGCTAAGGCAAACACCGCCTGTTCCCAATACGCCTTGGTGGCATGGTGTTAACGGTGCCTATTGGAAAGCGCCTGAAGGTCCTGGCTCACATATTAATGACCGTATGAACCACCCTGTCGTGCATATTTCATGGAATGATGCCAATGCATTTTGCCGCTGGGCAGGCAAGCGACTCCCAACTGAAGCAGAGTGGGAATATGCTGCCAGAGGCGGACTTGAAAGAAAAAAATACCCTTGGGGAGACGAACTAACACCGAACGGCGAACACTATTGCAATATATGGCAAGGTGTATTCCCAAGAATGAATACAAAGGAAGACGGCTATGCAGGAACTGCTCCGGCTCAATCATTCCCGGCGAACGGATACGGACTGTACAATACTTCCGGCAATGTATGGGAATGGTGCTCGGACTGGTTTAGCAGAAGCATCCATGAACGAGGCGGACAGACAAATCCGCAAGGACCGGAAAACGGGGAAACAAGAATTATGAGGGGCGGCTCCTACCTTTGTCATGAATCTTATTGCAATCGTTATCGTGTTGCTGCTCGGACCTCCAATACACCAGACAGTTCTTCTGGGCATCTTGGCTTTAGGTGTGTTGCCGATGTTAAGTAA
- a CDS encoding LysR substrate-binding domain-containing protein, whose amino-acid sequence MNIESLKMFCLVVEEGTISQAARLSFVTQPAVTRQIRQLEEVYQAQLFERSAGKLTLSKAGEILYPFAKEIVEYSKLSFAAIQELTGNEDIVLNIGASSTIGEYLLPGLLGEFSRSYPDLKFSLSIGNTPTILAKLDNNEIDIAFVEGAVDNTELIREKFADDELILVTSPAHFWSSRDHISIQELSEAKMIWRETDSGTRLIVETALNEHGVLGNIKSAMELGSYQSIKSAVEADLGVSIMPRLTVTKEIKSGTLHEVKITNFLISRDLWMVQKSHRFRKSGLKYFVQFIRQ is encoded by the coding sequence GTGAATATAGAGAGTTTGAAAATGTTTTGCCTTGTTGTCGAGGAAGGCACGATCAGTCAAGCCGCCCGTTTAAGCTTTGTGACACAGCCAGCAGTGACAAGACAAATCCGACAATTAGAGGAAGTCTATCAAGCACAGCTGTTTGAACGGAGTGCCGGTAAATTAACGTTATCCAAAGCAGGTGAAATTCTTTATCCATTTGCAAAGGAAATCGTAGAGTATTCCAAGCTTTCCTTTGCGGCAATCCAGGAATTGACCGGGAATGAGGATATTGTCTTAAATATCGGTGCAAGCTCGACGATTGGCGAATATTTATTGCCTGGTTTACTCGGAGAATTCAGCAGAAGCTATCCAGACTTAAAGTTTAGCCTTTCCATCGGCAATACCCCTACCATATTGGCAAAACTAGACAATAATGAAATCGATATTGCCTTTGTTGAGGGTGCTGTTGACAATACAGAGCTTATCCGTGAAAAGTTTGCAGATGATGAACTGATTCTCGTCACCTCTCCTGCTCATTTCTGGAGCAGCAGAGATCATATCAGTATCCAAGAGCTTTCCGAAGCAAAAATGATTTGGAGAGAAACAGATTCTGGAACACGGCTTATTGTGGAAACTGCGTTAAACGAGCATGGTGTGCTCGGTAATATTAAAAGCGCAATGGAACTAGGAAGCTATCAATCCATAAAAAGTGCTGTCGAAGCCGATTTAGGTGTGAGCATTATGCCAAGATTGACTGTCACAAAGGAAATAAAGAGCGGAACTCTGCATGAAGTGAAGATAACCAATTTCCTTATCTCCCGTGATTTATGGATGGTGCAGAAATCCCATCGCTTTAGAAAATCCGGATTAAAATATTTCGTGCAATTTATTCGACAGTAA
- a CDS encoding sulfite exporter TauE/SafE family protein, translating to MDIITGLLLIIVGIIAGGYGTIVGAGGGFIFVPALLLVFQMDPALAAGSGIVIVLINSLSGVVGYAKQKRIHYHTGLTLSAGAIPGSILGVWLLQIYSSSYFYVIFATILVALGIFLFAKNSPFANLKRKKARQLGQEGTAKDEIAATSEEYSSLEEAVHLPIAYILPIGFLMGVLSSYLGIGGGWLLVPILIYGFKVPTHIATATSIFSLTIYSSVGAISQIFYSSIDWQIVLWGGIGVLIGSQLGVLLSKKIPGKVILQMLSVLLIIIGFRLYLS from the coding sequence ATGGATATCATAACAGGTTTATTATTGATTATCGTCGGCATTATTGCAGGTGGCTATGGAACAATTGTCGGTGCTGGCGGCGGCTTTATCTTTGTTCCTGCATTATTGCTGGTGTTTCAGATGGATCCTGCCCTTGCTGCTGGTTCTGGAATCGTCATTGTTTTAATAAACTCCCTGTCAGGGGTAGTCGGCTATGCAAAACAAAAACGAATTCATTACCACACAGGCTTAACACTAAGTGCTGGTGCTATCCCCGGTTCGATTCTCGGTGTATGGCTTCTGCAAATCTACTCATCTAGCTATTTTTATGTTATTTTCGCCACAATTTTAGTTGCTTTAGGGATATTCCTATTCGCCAAAAATTCCCCGTTTGCAAATCTAAAAAGGAAAAAAGCACGGCAATTAGGGCAAGAAGGAACGGCAAAGGATGAAATTGCCGCAACTAGTGAAGAATATTCTTCACTCGAAGAAGCTGTACATTTGCCAATAGCCTACATTCTCCCAATTGGCTTTCTGATGGGAGTGCTTTCCAGCTATTTAGGAATTGGCGGCGGCTGGCTCCTTGTTCCAATATTGATATATGGCTTTAAAGTTCCAACACATATCGCTACCGCAACGTCCATATTTTCCCTTACCATCTATTCATCTGTAGGAGCTATTTCGCAAATTTTTTACAGCAGTATTGATTGGCAAATTGTCTTATGGGGTGGCATTGGCGTCCTAATCGGCTCCCAGCTTGGCGTACTGCTTTCAAAAAAAATACCAGGCAAGGTCATATTGCAGATGCTGTCTGTGCTGTTAATCATTATCGGCTTTCGTTTGTATTTAAGCTAA